From the genome of Gambusia affinis linkage group LG04, SWU_Gaff_1.0, whole genome shotgun sequence:
ttaagtcaataatttcttaatattgatccAAAGTACTTCttccacaggcagattatttcacctataacACAGGAAAAAATTATccatataagtgaaataatctgccagtggaactaatgcTTTTTACCAaatgtgctaagatatttgcactacaaaccacaaacacttggtaagattttgcttttttgcagtgtgtttaaAGGTTCACAAAAAAGGCACATGCACAATCAACAATAACATTGACATCACAGTACAATACAGACAAAAGACCTACAGTTTGGTCATGGGCTCTTCTGAACCAGTTGTTAGCGGGTCAGATCAACCCCTGCACAAAACCTTTAAGAAGAGGCTTACataaaaaatcccaaactatgaatttaaatataaaattttgacttttttttctaaactacCAGGAAAACAAGATTGCAAAGCCTGaattaatatttcataataacAACACACTCTATACATCATGAAATAACACGCATTAATCATTAAGCACCCATGTAAGCATCACTGTTGGAAAATCACTCCTCAGCTTTGCATACAATAGAACCCTAATGTCATTCCCCATATCATTTGTCAGCATCTAGAGGTTATCTGCCAAGTTGATGAACAGAGAGATTGGTTATGAAACACAAGGTGTGACAGTATGGCAATATGTTATAGTATGCAGGCAGAGCTCATCAGGAAAGAGAGGACGAGCGGCTTTGTTCCAAATGTCACGATGCATATTTATGGGAGCACTGGAGTGGCTCCTTGTATAAGCACCATTCACCATCTATCAAGCTAAAACCACTACAATGCTGTCTCCGTGACAACTTGGTGGGATGTTGTTGGGTGACAAAGTGATCACTCTGGCCAGTCTGCTCATGGTTCAAGACAAATTTACTCGTGACATAGATCGTAGTTTTGATTCGTGGTCTTCTAATAACAAGAACCACCATCAGTCAGTGTTTTCCAAGTGATGCTGTGGTAACAGGTATTTCGAAACAACAAGACTTGGACTTTGTCATTCCTTCTGTTTCCTCATATAATATTACAGATTAATTTGGTATTCCACTCAAAAAtccaacactgcaaaaaatacaaagtcttaTCAAGTAACTTGGGACTagattctagtgcaaataactgctacaaacagaaaaaaacaactgcaaactCTCACCACAAAACCAAAGTGCTCCAAACCACTAGGGCGAGTCGATACAGGAGATTATTTCAAGTcaacaattttttaatattgatgacaaaCTGCAAGTTCCATCTcctgattatttcatttatgtaaCTAGTGGTTTCTCGTCAATGttaaaaaatactaaagaaatattgacttaaagcaaggttctttatcttgctgaaaattgtaagttaattttgtcttatttcaagtgtattaaggtATTTTAACTGGAAGCTAGAcaaaaaacacttggtaagattttacgTTTTTGCAAAGCAATTAgattaaataagtttttatttaacattatgtGTTAAAACAGTGACATTATGAAATTAAGGTTATTATACAGTGAGCACCACATACTAGACCAGGCCTAATTCCTATAATGTTGTTAAAAACTCTCATTCGTTCATGGTCAGTAAGTGAAAAGAGAACAGGAGCTCAAATGTTGCTCCTTTCTGCTGAAGATTGAGACATTAAAGTGAAGTGGGAGAGGATAATGCAGCATTGGAGGGTGTCAGACAGAAAGCAGCATAAGCTCCACCAAGCTTCCCTTCTCCACAGAGGAGGATCTCAGGAGAGTTGTGAGCTGGCTGGCTGCGCCTGGGCTACACAGCACAGGACGGGCCGTCTGACTGTCTGGCTGCGGTGCGGCTCCTTGGGGAAAGAACATGGCTCCAGGGCTGTAGCTGATTTGAGATGGTCTCAGGACCAAACCTCAGGGGATGCCGAGCGAGCGGAATCGCTCCTCTGAACCTCTCCTTTCAGAGGCGCTGGAGCTTGGTGGCTGTGAAGAGACGGCCTTTTATCTTCACTGTGAACAGCTCAGTGGATTTCCTCCCAAATTACAGGGAGTGATTACATCCCACCTAGTCTGCCTCACATCCCCCCCTCTGTTCTCACAGCTTTACCCCCCACCTCTGCTCCCCCAGGCTAGCCAACCATCGTCAACTATCCGATCTCACAGCTGAGTCATTAGGTAGAAGTTGAGCGATGTGTCACTGGCCTGgaaatagtaaaaaacaaaaccgtaGGGACAGTCTTTGCTCTTTAAATTTTCTCTGGTTAGCAGTAAGATAATGGGATTCAGTCATAACATGTGTAATATGTGCTTTTATTGGTGTCTACAGCTAAAATTAGAGCAGGAGAGCTTTGAGTAGATCAGATGATGCAACAGACACAACACATAAAGCACTTTGCAAGAGTATACATACTCATCTATCTTTATTACAAccttaaatgtaatttttagggatttttatttagatgaacacaaagtaatgcacaGTTATGAATTTAACtgttagtttaatttttttgttaaaggtgacctattgcTGTTTGTTGAACAGATCAGTATATGTATATGAGCTATGCTAATTATGTTACATTcattgcacaaaataattcttagataatgagattttcaTTTGGTCAGTTCTTCCCATTATGTGCTCCTTTCAGGATAAGCTGTTTCAGAGctgctgtcactttaaatccaaataagcagTAGCTGGTCATGGActcccaactcaacatttactcTCTCATAtgaaaatggcagcaaacagatgtgcaattacacatctttgaaaagcagaagaggagccatctgcacaaccaacaagaatgcagcaagaggTTTCTGGATGATAATTCAATAACCAAACAATTGtcttttccagatgtttttgcaCAATGCATACAGTGGTAAAATCAGTTGACCAAACTTGTTTGAACTCAgtctgggttgctaggtaacggcgcagttCCTGTTAATTTTGACTCAACAATAaaggtgttttttaaaatggcatGGGTTTTTGTAagcttgggctgtttttaaaagcagttaagatccaaatggaagaataaaaacatgcaaaatctacattttgaacaataggtcccctttaattATTGACTTGTGGTGGCTGAATGTGGaggcacaccacacttttcagattttgatttgttaacaaatgtttgaaaattcTGTATCAttctccttccacttcacaattatgcaccacaTCTGTCTTGGTCCACAAAGTAGTAgaataatatatattaataaatgaatttcaGCATCAAACCAGGCAACAGAGGCTTCCTTGCCCCAGTTAGATGGCAAAAAGGTTTCCTATTACTTCCAAGCTATTACCTCCATACAGTAAGGGATTACACAGACAGAAGAACAGAGATCCTATGTCTGccaatcagtttttttatttgaaaactccCCCAAGCTTTTTCCATTATCTTCTCCATATCGAGCTTGACCTGAGGAGAAAACTTGCCCTCACCAGGGTCAATGAAGTCTAGAATTTCTCCTCATGTTACTCCCCTCCACCCCGCCTCAACCCATATCCTGAACATTGCTTTAGGACACAAGAGGGATGTGCCCCCTCCACCTCACTCTCCCTCACCTAAAGCCCTGACCTGTTTCAAACCAGTCCTCCCCATTTTCCTGtccaaaacagcagctctcATGGCGATAATCTTCCTATTTCACCAACCCGTCCCCCAGGgtcaaaaggtattttttttagacagaCACAGGATTTGTTCAATCAGCTTACAATGCTGCTATGATATCATGATTTCTAGATGACTGCCTTTTTCTAGGTGGTTAAAGTGTTTCCCAAAAACAAtacactttgttttttcagaggTTGGGCTGCAATGGTGGAGCAGTTGGTTTGCAGCAAGAAGGAGCTGAGCTCTTTCTACATGGAGTATGCATGTTCTCCTTGCACATGtggggttctctctgggtattCCAGTTTCCTaccatgactgttaggttaattggtctcttaggtgtgagtgtgtgtgtctgtgatgcACTGGCAACTTGTCCAGGGGGTAACCAGGCTCTCGCCCAATGACTGCAGGAGGTAGACACCAGCCCCAGCATAAACCtgcatggaaaaaaaaccagGCAGGGTTGCCAGATCTGAAAGTTTTCAGcccaaacaaaatataaaacctgcccaactaaaaaaaaaatccagtccaGTCCAAAGCTTGACCTCTAATCTATTAAAATCATGTTAATAGTGccatatatagttatatatgaTCAGGTATGTCCTATAGATTATCAATTGCATTTAGAAACTTTATTCATAACATTTTTGGCttccctttattttattttgaccagAGCCAGATTCCATTGGGACTGcaaaggacttaaatctttgagCACAACaagacttgtttttttgtggtgcTACAtccttttaaaggggcagtattatgtaaaactgactttttaaaggtttacatcatgttgtaataCTCATCAAAAAACATTCTTGGAGTATTGCCTTGATTCTTCCATGCAcctttgagaaatcctttaatctcttcctcagagctgcagtttctgaacCTCTGCCTCAAAGAGCACTAATTCcccactgagctccttcagactagccaggaacaattagcaaacacctgatgaaacagtgcatctgctgagctcattacaggagctacttcctatgatcactttttaaaaatgagccaAATGTTCTTAAATATTTTGACAACTTCACcacagctgtttgttttctcctagctcaacatgttaaaaaaagaccAATTGGGTGTGTGATGCTGTCCAATCTGGAAACACTGCCAACAGGAATAAACAGTGGATGGATGTTCAGAAGTGGCTTTGGGTAAGAAAATGAAGGACAGTACAAAACCCAATAATGCTTTTTAGTACTTTACCCTGTTATGTGAGCTGTGAGTTGTGACAGTAAAATCCTCTTTGTGCAAAAGAgatgatcattttaataataattcatttttcttttacagttcaCTGTTTCTTTGTGATGACTAGGAAATCATTCAAGGCCAAGCCTTGCCTCTGAGTTGATCATTTATCTCATCAGTTGATGGCTGTAACAATGACACATTTCTGAACTTGATAGAGAACATTTTTGgtccaaattattattaaaagattaataaaacataatttatatgttctcttttatttactaaGGTAATGTCATGGGTTTTTAGAAGCTAATGTTATATGAATCAACATGAAAACAGATCACAGCCAAGAGgaataaaatacaatcattCTTCTAATTTTATTCCTAGTCATTAATCAAAGCCCCTTTTTTTATTGATCATCAGGAGTGATCACttacagaaaaacaaggttTCTGACACTGCTGATCTGGAGCACAAAAGGGGTGGTAACACAATGCAAtgatcattttcaaattatttcttattgtgtgattcaacaataagaaatcACACATCTCCATCAACCCAAATTGGAGagtagcagaagaagaaagtgagaaaaagtggtcagtttgtcctccagtAGCCTACTGCTGCAGGGACAAAGCTACAGAAATAACCCAGGATAACCTAAACCAATTTAACTATCAGCTTTATCAAAAGGGAAAGTTTTAAGCCTAGTATTAAAAGTAGACAGAGTGCCTGCCTCTTGGACTAAAACTGGGAGCTGGTTCCACTGGAGAGTAGCCAGAAAGCTAAAGGATCTACCTCCCATCTTAGTACTTTTAGAAACTCTAGGCACCAGAAATCCTGCAGTATGAGAGTGAAGTCTCTGTTCAGAACAATCAGATTTTTGATGGATGACGGAGCTGATTATTGAGGGATTTATTTGTGACAATGGAAATCTTAAACTCTATTCTGGAGCCAATGAAAGAAAGCTAAAATATGATCTGATGGAAGATTTGTGCGTGCGTCTTATATTCAGATGCACTCAATAGTTTGAAAATTATGGTAGAATAATTGAGGATGATGGCATGGTGGAGCTCTCCAGTTCAATTCTCCTTTGTACCCTGTGCTTCTGCAGGTTTCCATTGAGTTCTGTGGATTCTCCCACTGTCTAAACACATGGATAAGATGTGTACCCTGCCTCTTAGTCCAGCAGCAgaaaagctcctgctcttttatACCTTTTATAACCCTGGACAGTAGGAACAATATAGTGGGTGCATAAAATTAACGACTAgactgtaaataattaaattctaattggacttgtttgtttttctttctgttaccCTGAGGTGGCTTTTCTATTGTATcaatacaatataaataaaccCATCAAATCTAATTTCAATCCACAAGAAGAAACATACTACTGCTTTTGCGCTGGAGGgtatgtttggaaaaaaatgcaaagagaagaaaaaaggtcTGACATTTTAGATTTGCACTCCCACACGCTTTCATATTAAATAATGTATAGGCAGCAGAATGTGTGGCCATCATTGACATGCAATCTGCGGTGAAATGGGACGCTGTATTAGCCATTATTTTAACCCACAGAGTCAATGATTACAATTAACCTCTTTTGAACTGAATGGCTtactgtaataatttttttctttgctactATAGTAAAAACAGGCTTATCGCAGAGCCACTGGGAGCCATGATTTATCTTTGTAGgatcagtttaaataaatgttttacatatacatttataaattgGAGCTACAAGCTTCACATTCAAGGTTTCACATCGGTTGCTCTCAGAAATGTACACACTCCATCCACTGCGCGCTTACCTTTAAACCAATACTTCAGTCTTCATCGGTTGGAATCTTcacagagcatgatgctgccactgccatgtttcataGCTAACTTGttaaaagggcagtattatgttaagctgacttttttgagcttattccctcatcaacacatacctggagtgttgctatGATTCTTTGATGCACGCTTAAGAAATCCtgtcatctccatggcaaccattcagctgtgcaaaacgcctgggtggacctatcCCCACCTTCGAGGtgctgctcctcctcagagctccagtttccaagcttccccGCTTTCAAGCTTCCTCATCACAGAGCATCCCTCGCCCAtcactcccccactcagctccttcaaactagccggcaacaattagcaaacacctggtgggactGCGTACCTGCTGAGCCCATTATACAGGCTAGTTCTCAGTGTAATGCTGGTAAAAGCTTTGTTAAAATTACTAGAGGAGCAATGtcgtgatgacttcctgaaggtgtaGTTTCAGGAACTTttgattttaatgctttttaaattaaaattgaattcatcaaatttcttttgagcCCTATTAAATACacatagcatttttaaaacaactcaaggtaacatagttacttaattgtgcaTGGTACTCAGGgcttggaaaacacataaaactgacCCTTTATTCTGACTCTTTGAAGCAAAATTTAGCAATTTCTGTGATAAATATATTGATCGCAGACATGAAGTAAAGAATAGTGAAtactgaactttttttattggggatttttatttttttaggtaatTTCCTCTAACatggtttgtttgttcttcagttgaactgtaaaaatatgtgaCATTAATGCTGGAAAAGTTCAgcaattgtttatttattttcctccccACCAGggttttttgtgggctctagtgtcccttatatgacagtaggctgacaggaaagagggagcgagaggggggaagaaatgcagcaaatgtcgctGGTCTGGGAATCAAACCATGACGgctgcgttgaggactcaaggcctctaAATGTGGgtcgctatcccctacgccaccacagcacactcCCAGCGATTGTTTATTACAGTTTATATCTTCTCCCATGGTGTGTGGACATTTGAAAGCCACTGTAAATTTTAGgatggattttaatttaataaataatcagGAGAAAATTATGGTGGGTTGgatttattgtatttcacaattaaataaaaaatatttagatttatttaagcATAAATAAATCGAAATACTTGATGTTAGGTTGCTAACATCTACGTTCACTACACCAAAACCAACACTGTCTTATAACTTGAGCCAAGAGtaagaatatataaaaataaatagatgtgAGTGGACTAAGGTCACTTTTGaaaggcaaagaaaagaaatgtgattctctttctttccaaaaaatTTCCCTCAAAGCAAGAATCAACAAATGGAACAGGGGACAAGCGGGAAGAAAAACTCTTCATTGAATATTCATTAACCGGTGCCTAGGTGTATACATGGCTCTTAACCACTCTTGTTTATGACTTAAGGACTTGTAGTACTGACCTTAGTTTAACACAGCAGCAGATACCAAATTAACCTCTAGCCTCCGCAGGGCTAGCCATGCCCTGCTAACAAGCAACCTGTCTAGACACACAAGAAGTACTTTATGATTCCACCTTTCACAATCCCCCCTCTTTCTCCAggtctctctctccctcttttttcctctctctctctttcttctttgtttcactAGTACCTTGGCTCTCCACCTTTCTGTCTCCACTAACACAAACTGGCACATGCTCTTGCCCTCTATCCTCTTCTATCGTTCTCCTCACCATTTCATCCTTGTTTACCCCCCTACACTGTTTTTCATGTACCTCCCAAGCTGTGCGGTGTTTGGGTCATGCACTCAACAACCTGGGTTTATTAGAGAAAAGACTTCCCTTTATTCTTCACAGAAATGCTCTCAGATaccataataaacaaaactaaattatataATTGTTTCTTGGAGGTTAGGTTTTTAGCATTAAAATGAGGAATCATATTGTAATGACATTTCTTTAAagatagttttacatttttatgtcaaaatgtaagaaaaaatattttccaggcCCATAAGCACTGAAAATGTGATGGTCAATCAATCAGATAAGTCTTATATAATTTCACTACTACAGTTTACCACTGCTGTAGCAGTGAgatcattattattataattataataattataataattattattattattattattattattattattattattattattattattattattattattattatccacaATATATATTCTAGATGAGTAAATTTGAGGTAGGATTTAATGAGCATTATAttctacaaaatataaagttattctTATGTTTATTTATCAATCCTATTTAATGTTCTTcctattattctttattattatgtttttacaataatttgaaaatagttATGACAATTATAAAATCTAcacaagttaaaatgaaaataatgtttttcagtaatttaatatattttactaaATCTGTATGCACATGTATGCACATCCAGCAGGGCACTAACATGTCCTGCTGGATGACTATGATAACAATAgtaatatattgtaaaaatctAACCCTacactttaaacaaacaaaacattttatcattttctatGATGATATCTTTGAGATGAATGTTCTTCTGCAAATGaagctatttttgttttgtttttataaaaataactattttatcTCTAATCTAAATACCATCTCATTCCTTCTTTGTCTTCCATGCCTGTCGTTTATGCAAATCTCAACTAGTTATGACTATCAAGTTTGTTTGCATCTATGTTTTGTAAATCGTGGATCTAACCGTGCTTCGCATCAACTTTGCTTTTTGAAATGATTGTCCTGGCATGGTTTCCGTACTTTATATGCACCTGATTGGTTGGTTTCGCTGCACGCCGAGCACAATCGTTTGTGAATCGTTTAGCAGGTAAAAACGTTAACCAATATTTCGCTTCTGTTAAAAAATTGAAAGAGTTTGTGATTTATTAAGCAGCTCACCTTTAAGCCTTAGTACTTGTTTAATTTACTTATTCGCTTACCAACACTTTCATGTCGTTAGCTGTGGACTCTCATTTACGGAAGAGCTTAGCCTGTTAGCTTTATTAGCAGCACAGGCTAGCTTTAGCACGCCAAGACACTATTAAATACTGTAGTGGTTCTTATTAAAATAGCATCTGTGTATCTACTTTAGTACTATTGTTTTAAAGGCATTTCTTGTGTGGTTTAACATGTACACATCGCCGAATATGGGTGGATTACCTTTAGCAATGCTAATGTTCATTGTTGAGATAAACAAACCTTTACATTGTTTGTTTCGACCCAGTTTAGGTGAAGATGAGTCTCAGAAAACAAACCCCCAGTGACTTTCTGAAGCAGATTATCGGCAGACCCGTGGTGGTCAAGCTCAACTCGGGCGTTGATTACAGAGGTACTGCAGGTGCCATGCTGAAAATCATTATTATCCTGATGAACAAAAATGAATGGAATAGTTCTCTTCCATTAAGTGAAATGCAATCTGAAtaactgctgctgtttgtcgCTGTGCAGGTGTTCTGGCCTGTCTGGATGGTTACATGAACATCGCTATTGAGCAGACAGAAGAGTACGTCAACGGGCAGCTCAAGAACAAGTATGGAGATGCCTTTTTGAGAGGAAACAATGGTAAggaagtatatatattttttataaataaaactgtatacAGCGACTTTTGTAAGTGGTGtcaatgaaaaatacatttcctaGTCAACtaagtttgaattaaaaatggtcaattttatgaaaaccaaaaacatttttgtccatcCATAATGTTAGNNNNNNNNNNNNNttgacatgcaacattcagtatgataaagtaagtgtattagctaaatgagcaaatatgctaatgtaagcataaatactttcagtagcatgtgggtatcattagaatgtttactgtcatttacttactccattaagtatactaaacatggctaataagtctgaaaaatagaaaatagcttatttaagctaaaaggttatcgttaatgaactgctttgctgcgcaaggcagttcctcaacctcggataaacagataatgcagaatgatatcactgcaccgcctccgtgtgtgcactgtccagaggggcattttgaggcttttattttgaaatttgcagtaagcttcatattaaatgcccacactaatccaatgtgtaagagtgctttggataaaccagtcacataaagccaaaagagcaattacatgatgtaaaaattcccaaggcttttattttgaaatttttgttaagcttcatttgaaagggtcaaagtcatcccatgtgtaacagtcattggattaaatcagtcatataacgctcaaaaaagcaatgacctgatgtaaaaattttcaagggcttttattttgaaattttcagtaagcttcatttcaaagggctagactcatcccatgtgtaacagtgacagggttaaattagttatatacagcccatagcagcaagtttttctaaaggccagctcagtcctcctctgttttaactgaactagtagttcgaactacagtgatgcgatttgtagtcctcagcagctcctgctctgggttccgccatggtaaataatcctctgccagctgtgagtgagacatccaggggagacaattctctgtttgagccagccagtttgactaaaaaagcattgcaaaaaactgtttcctgctcgggaaccgtaatacatattcaaaaccgcttgaagcatatgagagggctatttgtcgcctcacatagtcccgccattcatatctctacctcactcacagtattaacagcgatgagataaaaaagtgtgtgccaaggtctgaaattttcagaaatacatggaagtgaatcagtgagatctgtctgctaccctggcgcatgactttgctctgaagcacctggagagaaaactgtaagcttagataatttttgaaaacatttgaccggagcaggcacgcgatcaatgtcatgaccaagtttgataccaatcatgcaatatttgtgagcgtgagggcagttaaaaatgatttggggtcaaaatgtcgctctgactctcactctagcggagctgccttcacactctgatttttccaaaatcaaaaactttgggtcgctagaaagaagttgtggacaaaccataatacatattgacgtgctgtcttcactttaaaagagatcacggacgatctacaaaatgaagtttgaatggcgctttctacataaagttatgatttacacagaaaatcctcaaaaatagggtattttcaggatttactggttgcctcatccccttgacgcatttagagatgcacctggtgagctcgttagtgattttggggtcgcttttgctttttacgccgccatggtaactccaaatcccaccaaaagtaatagcaatgccgggttcgagccgcacgcttttgataccacttttatgggtgggctcaagagcggcacgagccgcattaacggtaacggaagaataagtttACTATAACTataaaattcctgaagaaattaaactggggcctgccaaattGTGCCCGACGTTTTGGACCCAGCGTTATGTTGCTAAGAATTAGCAACATTGCTAAAGAATGatgaaatgtaatcaatagcatgtggagaatcacaagaatgttaagtaagctggacatgcaacattcagtatgataaagtaagtgtattagctaaatgagcaaatatgctaatgtaagcataaatactttcagtagcatgtgggtatcattagaatgtttactgtcatttacttactccattaagtatactaaacatggctaataagtctgaaaaatagaaaatagcttatttaagctaaaaggttatcgttaatgaactgcctttgCGCACGGCAGGTCCCTAACCTCGGacaaacagataatgcagaatgagaGCACTGCACCGCCTCccgcggtgcactgtccagaggggcattttgaggcttttattttgaaatttgcagtaagcttcatattaaatgcccacactaatccaatgtgtaagagtgctttggataaaccagtcacataaagccaaaaagagcaattacatgatgtaaaaattcccaaggcttttatt
Proteins encoded in this window:
- the LOC122829812 gene encoding U6 snRNA-associated Sm-like protein LSm6, yielding MSLRKQTPSDFLKQIIGRPVVVKLNSGVDYRGVLACLDGYMNIAIEQTEEYVNGQLKNKYGDAFLRGNNGKEVYIFFINKTVYSDFCKWCQ